Below is a window of Cytobacillus firmus DNA.
AAGTAAACCCAAACTAAAAAATATCCATTTGACAAACCATCTGCCGAGTTTGATAATCGACTTGTATAAAGCAATGGCTAAAGGACGTGAATACATCGATGAATGAACAGACAAAAATGTATCGGGACACTTGGGCAGAAATAAATCTGGACCATATTTCATATAATGTAGAGTCTATGAAAAAACATGTAAAAGAAGGGGCAAAAATCATTGCGGTTGTAAAGGCAAATGGGTATGGGCATGGAGATGCAGCTGTAGCAAAGGCAGCACTTGAAGCCGGCGCATCCTCCCTGGCGGTTGCGACCCTGGATGAGGCAATCGCATTGAGAATGAAAAAAATTGAAGCGCCAATTTTAGTAATGGGAGCGAGCCGTCCGGAGCACGCAGGCGAGGCAGCATCAAATAATATCTCCCTCACTGTTTTTCAGCAGGAATGGCTGGTAAAAGCAGCTGAATATGTAGAAGATGGAACACTAAATATTCATTTAAAGCTTGATACCGGGATGGGACGCCTGGGGATTCGGAGCCGGGATGAGCTTGCGGGAATTGAGAGCGTTATCAAAAAGGACAAGCGTTTTCTGCTTGAAGGGGTATTTACGCATTTTGCCACAGCGGATTCATTAGACAATGCCTACTTCGAAACGCAACTGAACAGGTTTGAAGAAATGATCGGCTGGCTGGAGGTATTGCCGAAGTATGTCCATACCAGCAACAGTGCGGCAGGCCTCAGGTTTCCAAAAGCGCATTTGAATGCTGTCAGAATGGGGGTCAGCATGTACGGACTGGCTCCATCCATGGAAATTAAGCATGTACTTCCATTCGAGCTGAAAGAGGCTTTTTCTCTTCACACCACTATTGTTCATGTGAAAAAACTTTATAAAGGCGAGAAAGTCAGTTATGGGGCGACTTATGAAGCACAAGAAGATGAATGGATTGCGACATTGCCGATTGGCTATGCGGATGGCTGGATCCGAAAGCTTCAGGGACAGGAGGTACTTGCGGAAGGATCGAGAGTTCCAATTGTTGGAAGGGTATGCATGGATCAATGCATGATTAAGATACCTCATCAAATGCCCGTAGGAACAAAGGTAACCCTGATCGGCGAGCAGGGGAAAGAAAAAATTTCGGTGGACGAAATCGCGGAAAAGCTTGAAACCATCAACTATGAAGTTACCTGCATGGTATCTTCCCGGGTTCCGCGCATATATAAAAGAGATGGTAAAATAATCGGGGGAATTAATTATCTGTTATAATCGAAAGAAATTAATTGTTGTTAAGAAGCGCTTCCGCTTTTCTAAAAAGATAACAATGATAAATTTTGAAGTTAGTTAACTGTCTAGCTCCAGCGCCTACCCCCTCGAGGTCACAAGCCAATCCTCCCAAAAAGGCAAAGAACGCCTTTCCGGGAGGCTCGTCTTGTGCTTGTCGGGGGTGGGCAAGGCAATTCCGCTTTTCTGATATCATGCATAAAATACTATTTTTTTGGCCGATAATACAAAAGAATTAAAGAATCCCCTTTGCATTGGGCTTTATTAATGGTAATATTGAAAATGGTAGATATAAAAATGGTGTGTAGTGATGGTGGAGGTGTATGTTTGTGTCTGAGTCCAGCACAACAACAGAGATAATGGTGAAATTACCGCAGCATCTTTTAACCGAGTTAGACGGATTTGCTAAACAGGAAAACGTTAACCGGAGCGAATTCATTTATCAAGCAACCAAAATGTATTTGCGTGAACGCAAAAAGAGACAAATTCGCGAGTCCATGAGACGTGGTTACATGGAGATGGCGAAAATAAATTTGACGATTGCATCTGAAGCATTTCAAGCGGAATACGAGGCAGAACACACAGTTGAACGTCTAGTTAGCGGAGGATAATCCTTTGATTGTCAAACGTGGTGACGTTTATTTTGCAGACCTATCCCCAGTTGTTGGTTCAGAACAAGGCGGCGTCCGTCCAGTGCTTGTCATCCAAAACGACATCGGGAATCGGTTTAGTCCCACAGTAATTGTTGCAGCAATCACAGCTCAGATTCAAAAAGCAAAGCTGCCTACTCACGTTGAAATTGATGCGAAGCGTTATGGTTTTGAAAGGGATTCGGTCATCTTATTAGAACAGATTCGTACAATTGATAAACAACGCTTAACCGATAAAATAACCCATCTCGATGACGAAATGATGGAAAAAGTGGATGAAGCCGTGCAAATCAGCTTAGGCCTCATCGAATTTTAGCAAACGCTCTTTTGAAGGGCGTTTTTTATTTTTTTTTGCAGCCAAAAAAGGTTTAGTTTCTTTTCGATAGGGTAAAAAAGAGAGTCATTTAATATATAAAATTGTCCGGTTTTGTAGATATACCCGTTTCCAGCTGGAAGTAACCTCCTGTTCGATGGGAAATCAGCGCACTGGAAAAAGGGTTTTCTTAAGAAATTGTCGAATTAACCTAAAGATGGGAATTATTAATTTCAGACCCTATAGGTATCATTTGACTCGAATTCATTGTTATCATTTAATTGGTATATACGAAACAGGAAGATTTTTTTGCTTCTTTACAATAAAGGGGAATTGGAAGGCTAATAATAGCTATATGATAAAATAGGGAGGAACAAATGAATTCGACAATATTGAATTATATACAAAATAATAAAGATTCTATTTTCAATCATTGGCTGGAGGCTACAAAAGAAAACGCGGATGAAAGGGTTACAAAGGTAGTTTCCGATCAGGTATTTATCGGGACAAGCCGGGAATTCATTGACCTGATTATTTCAAATATAAAAAGTTCAAATGAAGAATTCACTTCAAAATTGAGTGATTTCTCTGAGAAAATTGTTCGATTGGGCTGGCCGCTCAGTTTCGTGACAAAAGGGCTTCAAACATTCGGGAAAATTGTGTTCGAGGGCATGCAGGAAGCCGGAATTGTCAACCAGGAAAACCAAATGAAAGTCATTTACGAGTTCGATGGCTGGATGACTCCCATGGTTAATGAAGTGGTAAATATGTATTCGGCCACCTGGGAAAGAACTGTGTCCCTGCAAAAAATTGCCCTTCAGGAACTATCTGCGCCGCTGATCCCTGTTTTCGAAGGAATTACGGTCATGCCGCTTGTAGGTACAATTGATACCGAGCGTGCAAAGCAGATCATGGAGAACCTCTTAAATGGAGTGGTTAAACACCGTTCAGAAGTGGTCCTTATAGATATAACAGGAGTGCCGGTTGTTGATACAATGGTAGCCCATCATATTATACAGGCAGCAGATGCTGTAAGACTTGTCGGTGCAAAATGCATGCTTGTTGGCATACGCCCTGAGATTGCTCAGACGATTGTAAACCTGGGAATTGATTTAAATCAGTTCACCACAAAAAACACCTTAAAAAAGGGTGTAGAAGCGGCTCTTGAGTTAACCAGCCGCAAAATTGTGAAGGTGGAGGGAGAGGAATGAGAGTGAGAATCCCGATTTTAAAGCTGAACGATTGCCTATTAGTCTCCATCCAGTGGGAATTAGATGATCAGACTGCTCTGCAGTTTCAGGAGGATCTGCTCCATAAAATCCATGAGACGAGCGCAAATGGAGTGGTGATCGATTTAACATCCATTGACTTTATTGATTCATTCATCGCTAAAGTTCTAGGCGACGTAATAAATATGTCCAAACTGATGGGTGCAAAAGTAGTCATAACCGGGATACAGCCTGCCGTAGCAATTACGCTTATTGAGTTAGGTATTGGGTTAGATGATGTCCTTACTGCATTAGATTTAGAAAAAGGTTTGGAGAAATTACAACAGGAATTGGGGGAGTAACTGTATGGAAAACCAATCCTGCGTTAAAATCATAAACGAATGGGACATCGTTGCAGCCCGCCAGCTTGGGCGGAATGTTGCTAAAGAGCTTGGTTTTGGTACAGTTGACCAGGCTAGAATCACTACAGCCATTAGTGAGCTTGCCCGGAATATTTATTTATACGCCGGACAAGGGCAAATCTGTATTGAGAAAATATATGACGGCGGAAAAGCGGGATTGCGTATAGTTGCGGTAGACAGCGGCCCTGGAATCAGTGATTTACGCCAAGTAATGGAAGATGGATACTCGACATCAGGAGGATTAGGAGCCGGCCTGCCAGGTGTGAAGCGGTTAATGGATGAGTTCTTAATTGACTCCAATCCCGGGACCGGTACAGATATAAAAGCAACTAAGTGGCTTCGTTAGGGGGAAGCGTTATGGATTTCCGAGAAATGATGGAATCAAAGTATCGGGATATTCTTGAGAATTATATTAAGGAACAATCTGAACAGGCTTTGTATCAGGGCCAGAAGTTCAGCAGGAAGTCGATCGAGCACAAAATCTCACCTGAAGAGATTATCAGTGTTCATAAAAGTCTGATGGGTGAACTTTATCCGGACTTGCCTGAATATGTTCACCATTCTTTTGATATCCTTCTGGAAGTCATGATAGGCTATGGTTTTGCCTATAGAGAACATCAGAGCTTAAAACATATTCAGCAGGAACTCAGGACAGAGATGGAAATAGCTGCGAACGTTCAGCAAACCTTGCTGGGAACGCAGGTTCCTTCTGTTGAAGGACTGGATATCGGCGCAATAAGTGTTCCTGCCAAACATATGAACGGTGATTATTTCCATTTTGTTCAGGATGAGAACAGCACAATCAGCATCGCCATTGCTGATGTAATCGGTAAAGGTCTTCCTGCAGCCCTTTGTATGTCCATGATTAAATATGCCATGGACAGTGTGCCTGAAAACCGCAATGACCCTAAAACGGTCCTTGAAAATCTTAATCGGGTAGTGGAACAGAACGTAGATTTAACCATGTTCATTACCATGTTTTATGGAATATATGATACAAACAGCCACATGTTCTCTTATGGTTCTGCAGGACATGAACCGGGCCTGTTCTATAATGCCGGAAATGGGCAATTTACTGAGCTGACTGCGAAGGGCCTGCTTCTTGGTATTGATAAAAAAACTAAATACCGCCAGTACGAAAAAGGAGTAAATCCCGGAGATATGATTATATTAATGTCAGACGGGGTTACTGAATGCCGTACAGAAGAAGGGTTTATAGAAAAGGAATCATTGCTGGAATTAATCAAGAAATACATTCATTTAAATGCACAGGAAATAGTTAATAGCGTATATAAAGAACTTGAAAAACTTCAGCATTTTCAATTGCGGGATGATTTTACCTTAATTATTTTAAAAAGAAATGTTTAATGGGTTTTAAAAGCGGGTAACTAGTAAAAAGCAGTTGACATGTAAAGAGGTGGGTCAGTTATGAATATTACTATAGATGTAAAAGAAAATGATATGCTGATTGAAGCAATGATAAGTGGAGAAATTGATGCGTATACAGCACCTAAACTTCGCGAAGAGCTTTTTCCTTTAACAGAAAAGGAAGGCGTAGAAATGGTGGTCAACCTATCAGAAGTCTCTTATATGGATAGTACCGGCTTAGGCGTATTTGTTGGTGTGTTTAAAAATGTCCGTGCCAATAACGGAAAATTCCAGATTGTTGGCTTGTCGGACCGTTTAAAGAGACTTTTCGAAATTACAGGCCTGGCGGATATTATCGATATTAACAGCGGGATTGAAGGTGGAGTACAATGAACGAGCCATTTGATTATATAGAGGTGAAAATTCCGGCCAAGCCGGAGTTTGTCGGGGTAATCCGCCTGACATTATCAGGGATTGCCAGCAGAATGGGATTTGCATATGAAGAAATTGAAGATCTTAAGATTGCTACAAGTGAAGCTTGCACTAATGCAGTTCAACACGCATACAAACAGAATGAGCAAGGGGAAGTAGTCATCGGGTTCGGTTTATACACGGACCGCCTTGAGGTAATGGTCGCAGACAGCGGAAAAAGCTTTGATTTCCAATCTGCGAGACAAGGCATTGGGCCATATGACCAGACTGATTCTGTGGAATTTTTGCGTGAAGGAGGCTTGGGTCTATACCTGATTGAAACATTGATGGATGAAGTAAGAATTCATCATAAAGAGGGTGTTACGGTCTTTATGACCAAATACCTAGAAGGAGAGCAGGTGGAGAGGGATGCAAAAACAATCTCAACCTAACCAAAAATCCAAAGAAGAAACAAATGCTTTAATCAAAGCCTACCAGCTTCACCAGGATGAAGATGCTCAAAATACCCTGGTCCTTCAATATCAGAATTTAGTAGAAGCCATTGCCCGCAAGTACTCAAAAGGGAGATCCTATCATGAGGATATTGTCCAGGTAGGCATTATCGGCTTATTGGGTGCAATCCGCCGCTATGATGAGTCTTTCGGCAAAACATTTGAGGCCTTTGCTGTTCCTACTATTATCGGGGAAATTAAGCGCTTCTTAAGGGATAAAACCTGGAGTGTTCATGTTCCGCGCCGCATAAAGGAATTGGGTCCGAAAATTAAAGCTACCGTTGAAGAGCTTACAACAGAGCTTCATAGGTCGCCAAGAGTAGACGAAATAGCCGATATGCTTGGGGTTTCTGAAGAAGAAGTGCTGGAAGCGATGGAAATGGGGAAAAGTTATCAGGCTCTTTCTGTTGACCATTCAATCGAAGCTGATTCTGATGGCGGAACGGTCACCCTTTTGGATATCGTTGGAAATGTGGACGAGGGCTTTGAAAAAGTAAACCAAATGCTGGTGCTTGAAAAAGTCCTGCATGTTCTGTCAGAGAGAGAGAAATTAATTATTCAATACACATATCTTGAGAATTTGAGCCAAAAGGAAGCTGGAGATAAACTGGGGATTTCCCAGATGCATGTATCAAGACTTCAGCGCCGTGCGATCAAAAAGCTTCAGGAAGCAATCCACTCTGAAACAAATAACTCGGAGTGCCTTTCATGACCAAATTGGTTAGAGATAACATCGAAGTGATTGCACACCAGACAGCTAAAGAAGGCAAATCATTCTGCGGTGATGGCTATTATTTTACCGCAACGGATGAATACTTTGTATGTGTGCTGGCAGATGGCCTTGGAAGCGGGGAATATGCGTATGAGGCTTCTTCTGCTGTTGTTTCCGTTGTAGAGCACCATCATGAGAAAGATGTAGATACGCTTATGAAGCTCTGCAACGAAATTCTTTTGCAAAAAAGAGGAGCAGCAGTCGCGCTGTTTAAAGTACACTTTGCTTCCAGGGAATTTGTATACAGCTGTGTAGGGAATATCCGGTTTTTCCTTTATTCATCTGCAGGAAAACTCACTTATCCCCTGCCTGTAACAGGATATCTGTCAGGAAGGCCGCAGGTGTTTCATACCCAGCGGTTTACGTATGAAGCGGAGTCTAAATTTTTGATATACTCAGATGGCTTTAATATCCATGGGGTTAAATCTTTGCTGAAAGCATTTCTCCCTATTGAACTTATCTCGGAAGATATAAAGAAGCAATATCCATCTACTTCAGATGATGCTACTTTCATACTTGGAAGCTTACTCTAGACAGGGTAAGCTTTTTGTTTGTTCTTTTGATAAAATGAATATTGAGACTCTATGATGGAGGAATGAACTTGGAAAAAACATTGGATAGACAAGATCAAACACTAAATTTAATCGCTGGGGAACTATCGATAGCCATCAAACAAGTAAAAAACACAATCAGCTTACTGGAAGAAGGAAACACAGTCCCGTTTATTGCCCGATACAGAAAAGAACAGACAGGCGCGCTGGATGAAGTTCAAATCCGCGATATTATGGAGCGCTGGCAATACATACAAAACCTTAATCACCGTAAAGAAGAGGTAATCCGCTTAATTGAAGAACAAGGCAAATTGACCGAAGAGCTAAAAACCAAAATTAACAAAGCGGTGAAGCTGCAGGAAGTAGAAGACTTATACCGGCCATATAAGCAAAAGCGCCGGACAAAAGCAACTGCGGCAAAAGAAAAAGGGCTTGAGCCCTTTGCTGAGTGGCTTCTCACTTTTTCGCTAAATGAAACCCCTGCTGCAAAAGCCAAAGAATTCTTATCTGATGAAAAGGAAGTAACCACAACGGAAGAAGCAATCGCTGGTGCAAAAGATATTATCGCAGAGTGGGTATCAGATGAAGCGGAGAGCAGAAAATGGATCCGTATGGAAACAGCCAAAAAGGGGACTA
It encodes the following:
- the alr gene encoding alanine racemase; translated protein: MNEQTKMYRDTWAEINLDHISYNVESMKKHVKEGAKIIAVVKANGYGHGDAAVAKAALEAGASSLAVATLDEAIALRMKKIEAPILVMGASRPEHAGEAASNNISLTVFQQEWLVKAAEYVEDGTLNIHLKLDTGMGRLGIRSRDELAGIESVIKKDKRFLLEGVFTHFATADSLDNAYFETQLNRFEEMIGWLEVLPKYVHTSNSAAGLRFPKAHLNAVRMGVSMYGLAPSMEIKHVLPFELKEAFSLHTTIVHVKKLYKGEKVSYGATYEAQEDEWIATLPIGYADGWIRKLQGQEVLAEGSRVPIVGRVCMDQCMIKIPHQMPVGTKVTLIGEQGKEKISVDEIAEKLETINYEVTCMVSSRVPRIYKRDGKIIGGINYLL
- a CDS encoding CopG family ribbon-helix-helix protein — protein: MSESSTTTEIMVKLPQHLLTELDGFAKQENVNRSEFIYQATKMYLRERKKRQIRESMRRGYMEMAKINLTIASEAFQAEYEAEHTVERLVSGG
- the ndoA gene encoding type II toxin-antitoxin system endoribonuclease NdoA, giving the protein MIVKRGDVYFADLSPVVGSEQGGVRPVLVIQNDIGNRFSPTVIVAAITAQIQKAKLPTHVEIDAKRYGFERDSVILLEQIRTIDKQRLTDKITHLDDEMMEKVDEAVQISLGLIEF
- a CDS encoding RsbT co-antagonist protein RsbRA yields the protein MNSTILNYIQNNKDSIFNHWLEATKENADERVTKVVSDQVFIGTSREFIDLIISNIKSSNEEFTSKLSDFSEKIVRLGWPLSFVTKGLQTFGKIVFEGMQEAGIVNQENQMKVIYEFDGWMTPMVNEVVNMYSATWERTVSLQKIALQELSAPLIPVFEGITVMPLVGTIDTERAKQIMENLLNGVVKHRSEVVLIDITGVPVVDTMVAHHIIQAADAVRLVGAKCMLVGIRPEIAQTIVNLGIDLNQFTTKNTLKKGVEAALELTSRKIVKVEGEE
- a CDS encoding STAS domain-containing protein, producing the protein MRVRIPILKLNDCLLVSIQWELDDQTALQFQEDLLHKIHETSANGVVIDLTSIDFIDSFIAKVLGDVINMSKLMGAKVVITGIQPAVAITLIELGIGLDDVLTALDLEKGLEKLQQELGE
- a CDS encoding anti-sigma regulatory factor translates to MENQSCVKIINEWDIVAARQLGRNVAKELGFGTVDQARITTAISELARNIYLYAGQGQICIEKIYDGGKAGLRIVAVDSGPGISDLRQVMEDGYSTSGGLGAGLPGVKRLMDEFLIDSNPGTGTDIKATKWLR
- a CDS encoding PP2C family protein-serine/threonine phosphatase, which produces MDFREMMESKYRDILENYIKEQSEQALYQGQKFSRKSIEHKISPEEIISVHKSLMGELYPDLPEYVHHSFDILLEVMIGYGFAYREHQSLKHIQQELRTEMEIAANVQQTLLGTQVPSVEGLDIGAISVPAKHMNGDYFHFVQDENSTISIAIADVIGKGLPAALCMSMIKYAMDSVPENRNDPKTVLENLNRVVEQNVDLTMFITMFYGIYDTNSHMFSYGSAGHEPGLFYNAGNGQFTELTAKGLLLGIDKKTKYRQYEKGVNPGDMIILMSDGVTECRTEEGFIEKESLLELIKKYIHLNAQEIVNSVYKELEKLQHFQLRDDFTLIILKRNV
- a CDS encoding anti-sigma factor antagonist; this translates as MNITIDVKENDMLIEAMISGEIDAYTAPKLREELFPLTEKEGVEMVVNLSEVSYMDSTGLGVFVGVFKNVRANNGKFQIVGLSDRLKRLFEITGLADIIDINSGIEGGVQ
- the rsbW gene encoding anti-sigma B factor RsbW, translating into MNEPFDYIEVKIPAKPEFVGVIRLTLSGIASRMGFAYEEIEDLKIATSEACTNAVQHAYKQNEQGEVVIGFGLYTDRLEVMVADSGKSFDFQSARQGIGPYDQTDSVEFLREGGLGLYLIETLMDEVRIHHKEGVTVFMTKYLEGEQVERDAKTIST
- the sigB gene encoding RNA polymerase sigma factor SigB; translated protein: MQKQSQPNQKSKEETNALIKAYQLHQDEDAQNTLVLQYQNLVEAIARKYSKGRSYHEDIVQVGIIGLLGAIRRYDESFGKTFEAFAVPTIIGEIKRFLRDKTWSVHVPRRIKELGPKIKATVEELTTELHRSPRVDEIADMLGVSEEEVLEAMEMGKSYQALSVDHSIEADSDGGTVTLLDIVGNVDEGFEKVNQMLVLEKVLHVLSEREKLIIQYTYLENLSQKEAGDKLGISQMHVSRLQRRAIKKLQEAIHSETNNSECLS
- a CDS encoding PP2C family serine/threonine-protein phosphatase; this encodes MTKLVRDNIEVIAHQTAKEGKSFCGDGYYFTATDEYFVCVLADGLGSGEYAYEASSAVVSVVEHHHEKDVDTLMKLCNEILLQKRGAAVALFKVHFASREFVYSCVGNIRFFLYSSAGKLTYPLPVTGYLSGRPQVFHTQRFTYEAESKFLIYSDGFNIHGVKSLLKAFLPIELISEDIKKQYPSTSDDATFILGSLL